The nucleotide sequence CATCCCTGGTTCCTGTAAGGTAGTTGCCAAGATCTATTTCAATAGTCAGGATACTGTCACAGGTGGTTGTGCTAAGCGTATCGTAGTAAATGCCAGGTGTGTCATAAATTACGTTTTCTATCGTAATGTTTCCGCCTGGGCAAATGGTATGGCTGGTAGACCCAGTCAAATAGTCAAGGACGTGAAGGTGTAGTTCTACAATGCTATCGCATCCCATAGCCGTGAGCAGTGTGTCATAGTAGATGCCTGAAGATGTATATTCATTGTTCCCAAAGGGGTAAGGTGTTCCAGGACAAATAGTATCAGCAATTTCATGCGTTTGGGTCATGGCTATATGGTGGGAAGACTGGATGGTGTCGCGGCAACCACTGATCTCAATAATTTGGGATACCTGATAAACTCCTGTATCAGCTTCAGTTATGGCAGGTAACCATAATGTGTCACCCATAAAAGTTGAGCCGTCCGGTCTTTGCCACTGGTAGTCATAGTATATGGATGCTGGATAAATGATCCTTGCTTCCGAACAAGTAATATTAGCCAATAGTGGCTCAAAGGTGATTTCTTCAAGGTGTATCTCCCTAGTAGAGGCATTTCCACAGTCGTCATGTATCCTGACAGTATACGTGCCTTGCGTGCTTACAGTAAAAGTATTCTCATATTGCAAGGGAAAGGTTTCAGGGCCAGCAATAATTTCATACTGGTATGGCCAAACACCTTTCGAACTGTCGGGTATAATTTCTGCTGTTATAGACTCATCGCACAAAATGGCGTTATAGGTGAATATCTGAGGTGGTTCATATTCTTCAATAGTCAGGTCTTCATGAACCGAACTGCAAAATAAATAACTGTCCATACTGAGCTGTCTTCCCCCATCAGAGGAATTGGTGAAGCTAACTCTGTAAGTGCCTGGTCCAATATTTGTTACTGAATCTATAATGGGAGGGGTCGTTGAAAACCATGTATAACTTCTTTGGTAGTCAAAACCACTTTGAAAGTCCCTGATTCGAAACCTGCCACCTCTTGCAGTTGTAAACAGGTTGATCTGGTTTCTTCCGAGACAGCCTCGTAGGTATGAAAACTCATGTTCATAGCTAGAAACATCTTCAGGGTTAATTTCAAAAGTTCCTAAAAACTCCGTTCCACATGAATCAACTACCTTGTATGTGTACTCTCCTATAGGTAAGTTGTTTATAGAAAAATCATGAAAAGGTTGGCTCCCCGTACCCCATGCAGTTGGAGATAAGGTGTCTGGATAGTATATCGTTCTCTGATATTCATATCCAGGTTTGTCATTACTCATTTCTTCAGGACCAGAAAGTATAATAAGGTCAGGGGTTCCTCTAAAGCTTCTTACACTCACAGTAACTGCTGCAGTTGAGTCTGCACACACACTTTCATTGATGGATATTTCATCCATTTGAGGGTCAGGAGTGTTTATTTCTGGGGTAAAGAAGGTACTGGTAAATGAATTGCCACAAGCATCGGTGATCGTGTATTCATAAGACCTGCTTCCAGGTAAAGGATCTAGCCTAATGGAAGAGACCCCAGGCCAACCATTTTGTCCTTCCTCAAGGATGGCTGACTGCACGATAACATCCTCTGCTATATCTCTAACTTGATACTCTACCGGAGTAGGTAAATAGGTAAGTAGTTCATTTGATGAGAAACAGGTGTGGCTTGAGTTTGATAAGGTTATATTAGCGGTAAATTCACAATCTTGGAATGACGTGGAATAGGTAGGGCAAAATTCAAACTCGCTTACATTACCTTCGGCAGTGGCAGACCTGTTGCATGCGTCTGTTACTGTTATACGAATATAGTCTCCATAGCTTACACCGGTAATTTCTTGCTCCAGTCTTAAATGGGGAGAATGATCTGGTAATTCTAGCCTGGTTGGTTCGGTTGTATATATTCCACTACTGGTCTCTATTTCCACGGTGTATGGGTGACGGAAATCTGTAGTTTGTAAGGAAGTAGTCAATGTTGCCGTATTACAGTCCGTCATGTAGATGGAAGGGTCTGACATACTGAAGCTTTGGGGAAGGTTATCTCTTACAGAAGCTGTTCGGGTGGTGAAAGCGCCACAAGCATCGGTCAACCTTATGGTATAGTCTCCTGGCGGTAGGTTTTCAAAAGTGTCACTTTCCTGTGGAGGGCGTACATGATCGGCAGGATGAATTATTTCCCATGTAAAAGGTGCGTTTCCTGCATTAGGGGCTCTATTCCCAACTATTATCCCATCTGTATCTCCAGAACAAGTAACATTGGTTGGTTGAGGTGTAAAGTTTAGGGGGATATAGTTTCCTGTTATGTTTGCGTAGGTAAGGGTTTCGTTGCCAAACATGTCTTTGACTAAAATTGTATAAAAGCCGGGTTGGAGTGAAGAAAAAGTACTGTTGGTTTGTTCCGGCTGAAGAGTTGGGCCGTCAATGATACTATACAATAAGGGTGGATTCGTAGCTTGCGCATAAACGCGAATGGTACCATTGTTTGGGCATGTACTCTCTGTTGTTCTTACGGAGTCAACTTGTACTTGTCCAAAAGTGACAAAAGGTATGATGAAAAAAGATTTGAAAAGTAGGAATAGTTTTATATAGGGATGGATAGGTGTATTTTCCATATATATCTTCTTTTGAAACGGATCTATTGGTTTTTTTGGAAGGTAAATATAAGTCAAAAGTTCTATATTTTTACTGAATATTTTTTTTTGGTGGATAAAAAACTCTTTTTTGTGCAAATCTGACTTTCTTTTATTGGATTAGTTATAAATTGTAGTGGAATAGTTTATTTTTTGTTTGTGGAGGATTTTATTTGGGTCAAAAAAAATGGGTGCCTTAATGTTATTGAGGCACCCATTTTTTTATACTTACTTAGCTCTTATAACCCAAGGGCGTAATATTTAACCTCGCTCTTGCCTTCATATATGCCTTCTATCAGTACCCCACCAGTTTTTCCTTCAAGAATACTGGCCAAATCACTAACAGTATTAACTGGTTTGCTGTCTACTTTAGTTATAATAAACCCTTCTTCTATTAGTGTCTGTCTTCTTAATTTTCCGGCGTGCAAACGGGTGACTTTAATACCGCCAGTTATATTTAACTTTTTAGCGTTTTCTTTGCTTATTGGTTCAAATTCAGCCCCTAATACATCAAGTACCTGACTTCTTTCTCTTGATACAAAAGCGACCTCACCATCTTTGTTTCGGAGTTTTACCTTTAGGTTTTTCTCCTTTCCTTTTCTGTATAGTTTTACCTCAAGCTCATCACCTGGTCTTTGCCTGCCAACTATTTCTTGTAACTCTGGTGAAGTGTTAACTCTAAGCCCATTAATTTCCTGAATAACATCGCCAGCTTTGATACCTGCATCTTGCGCGGCGCTGTTTTCCATTACGCTGTCTACATACACGCCCCTAGTTATAGATAAATTTTTGTCTCTGGCTAAATTGCCGTCTACACCTCTTATGCTTATACCTAAGACACCACGTTGTACAACTCCAAATTTCAGCAAGTCTTCTACTACTTTGTTAACAATATTTGATGGTACTGCAAAGCCGTAACCTGCATACGATCCGGTTGGACTTGCAATAGCGGTGTTTATTCCTATAAGAGCTCCTTTCATATTGACCAACGCCCCTCCACTGTTGCCAGGGTTGATGGCTGCATCTGTTTGAATGAAAGACTCTATGGCGTATTGGTCATGTAAAATATTAATGTTTCTAGATTTAGCGCTCACAATTCCTGCTGTTACTGTCGAATTAAGGTTAAACGGGTTTCCTACAGCCAATACCCATTCTCCTACCTTTACCTCATCAGAATTTAAAAACTTTAAAAAAGGCAGGTCTTTCTCATCGATTTGCAGCAGGGCAAGGTCAGTACTGGCGTCTGTGCCTATTACTGTAGCTTTGTATGTTCTATTGTCCTGTAATGTCACATCTATTTCTTGTGCATTGTCTATGACGTGATTATTAGTAACGATATAGCCATTTTGGTTTATAATTACCCCAGAGCCAGTTCCTATCCTTGTTTGTGGCGCTTGCTGCCTAGGGTTCTCAAACCTAAATCTAGGGCCGAAAAAATGATCAAAGAAATCATCTCTGAAGAATTCCCTGAAAGGATCCTGTTGCTGCTGCCTCTGGTGGGTCACAGTTTGGGTTGATTTTATGTGCACAACAGCTTCCATAACTTTTGGCGCAACTACCGTAAAGTCAAGTGGGACTATTTCATTGCTGGCATTTTGCATGAAAGCCACTCCTCTGGTGGGCATGGTAAAAGCTTGCTCAGTTCGGGTGTCTGAAGTGTTTTGAATTTTATTAACTCCAAAATACAAAGTAGCAGCAGACACACTTAATGCGATTAATGCGGAAACAACATAATTTTTCATGGCCTTTATTTTTTACTAATCTTTTCTGCAAAGAAAAAACATGGCAAGCAGTACATGAATGACGATTGTCATAACTTACAAGGACTTATGTTAGGGCGCGCTGAAAAACGCCCAAATATTGATCTGTTTTTATTTGTATAAAAAGAGGTGAGGTATAGGTGCAAGAGTTTTTCAGTTATTTCTTATTTTTCCGTGCACAGTAAATTGAGAAACTTTTAATCCAATACTTTTTTTGGGCTAGCCACAAGCGCACAATCTACTTTATGGCTTACATTCGAAGTATTCCAATACGTCTTCATATAAGGCCATGCGTATCTTGCACACTTGTGACTTTTTCAGCAGGCCCTATGTTAGTTGTGTTTCGCTTAAACCTGAAATACACATTAAAACTTTCTATTGCGTGGCAAAATCTAATGCATAATCCAGATTGAATTAACCGTATATATATGTTGTCTTACTATGTGATTTGTTTTTAAAAAGTAAACCGTTTTACTGTGGTTTTAACTGCATATTACTGTTTTAGCTCCAACAATACAACATTTTCTATATGTTGCGTATGAGGGAACATGTCTACAGGTTGGACTTTTGTGACATTATACTTTTCATCCAATAGAGCCAAGTCTCTAGCCTGAGTAGCTGGGTTGCAACTCACATACACGATTTTTGCTGCTTTTAGCCTTAGGAGCATGTTTACAACGTCTTTGTGCATACCTGCCCTTGGCGGGTCGGTTATTACTACATCAGGAGTGCCATTCTTTTCAATAAAACGCTCATTTAGCACATCTTTCATGTCGCCAGCCTCAAAATAGGTGTTGGTTATACCGTTTATTTTTGAGTTTACCTTAGCATCTTCTATAGCCATTTCAACATACTCTATCCCTGCTACTTTTTTAGCCATGCCTGATACAAAATTTGCTATAGTACCAGTGCCGGTATATAGGTCATAAACAACTTCATTTCCTGATAAACCTGCAAAATCTCGAGTTACTTTATATAAAGTATAAGCTTGTTCTGAGTTTGTTTGGTAAAACGATTTGGACCCAATGCGAAACTTAAGCCCTTCCATAGTTTCTGTTATATAAGGTAGCCCATGGTAGTTGATAATGTCTAGGTCGTGAAAGGTTTCGTTTCCTTTTGGATTTATAACATAATTGAGCGAAGTCACTTGAGGAAACTTGTCCTTTAAAAATTCCATAGCCCCCTTCATTAAGTCAGGAGCTTCGTAATACACTTGGAGTATGACCATTACTTCTCCTGTATTTGCCGTTCTAATGATTAAGTTTCTTAACCAGCCTTCTTGGTTTCGTATGTTAAAAAAGGGAACATCATTCTTTATGGCGTAGTCTCTTAATGCGTTTCGAATTTCATTTGACGGGTCGGGTTGTAAGTAGCACTTTTCAATATCCAAAATTTTATCGAACTTCTGTGGGATATGAAACCCAAGACCATTTCTTTGAAACTCCTCGCCAGACTGTATTTCTTCATCTGTCAACCATTTAGTGTCTGAAAAAGTATACTCAAGCTTGTTTCGGTAATATTGGGTTGCCTGTGAACCTAGTATAGGTAAGATTTCAGGATAGGTGACTTTGGCTATCCTGTCCAGACTATCCTTTACTTGCTGGGTTTTGGCCTTTAATTGCTCTTTATAGTTAAGGTGCTGCCATTTGCATCCGCCGCAGGTTCCGAAGTGTTGACAAAAAGGTTCTTGTCTTAGTGGAGAATATTGGTGGAACTTAATTGGTTTGGCAAATGCAAAGTCCCTTTTAGTTCTGTAAACATAAAGGTCCACAATGTCACCTGGAGCTGCATGGTCTACAAATATAACCTTGTTTTCATGTTTGGCTATACTTTTTCCTTCTGCAGCTATATCTATTACCTGGATGTTTTCCAGCGTAAACGGTTGTTTCTTTTTCTTGGCCATACTTGCAAAAGTAAATAAATCTTTGATTAGTTTGTCTATGATAGGTTTTTTATCCTGCTTTAGTGGTGATTTAATATTTAATTTGTTCAATTTTTCATTTATTAAGCAGTAAGCCTTTCGTATGTTATGTTTAATTTGTTTTTCGAGGATATATAGTAAATGTTTAGTTTTAAGTT is from Cytophagaceae bacterium ABcell3 and encodes:
- a CDS encoding gliding motility-associated C-terminal domain-containing protein, encoding MENTPIHPYIKLFLLFKSFFIIPFVTFGQVQVDSVRTTESTCPNNGTIRVYAQATNPPLLYSIIDGPTLQPEQTNSTFSSLQPGFYTILVKDMFGNETLTYANITGNYIPLNFTPQPTNVTCSGDTDGIIVGNRAPNAGNAPFTWEIIHPADHVRPPQESDTFENLPPGDYTIRLTDACGAFTTRTASVRDNLPQSFSMSDPSIYMTDCNTATLTTSLQTTDFRHPYTVEIETSSGIYTTEPTRLELPDHSPHLRLEQEITGVSYGDYIRITVTDACNRSATAEGNVSEFEFCPTYSTSFQDCEFTANITLSNSSHTCFSSNELLTYLPTPVEYQVRDIAEDVIVQSAILEEGQNGWPGVSSIRLDPLPGSRSYEYTITDACGNSFTSTFFTPEINTPDPQMDEISINESVCADSTAAVTVSVRSFRGTPDLIILSGPEEMSNDKPGYEYQRTIYYPDTLSPTAWGTGSQPFHDFSINNLPIGEYTYKVVDSCGTEFLGTFEINPEDVSSYEHEFSYLRGCLGRNQINLFTTARGGRFRIRDFQSGFDYQRSYTWFSTTPPIIDSVTNIGPGTYRVSFTNSSDGGRQLSMDSYLFCSSVHEDLTIEEYEPPQIFTYNAILCDESITAEIIPDSSKGVWPYQYEIIAGPETFPLQYENTFTVSTQGTYTVRIHDDCGNASTREIHLEEITFEPLLANITCSEARIIYPASIYYDYQWQRPDGSTFMGDTLWLPAITEADTGVYQVSQIIEISGCRDTIQSSHHIAMTQTHEIADTICPGTPYPFGNNEYTSSGIYYDTLLTAMGCDSIVELHLHVLDYLTGSTSHTICPGGNITIENVIYDTPGIYYDTLSTTTCDSILTIEIDLGNYLTGTRDEVICPNGSVTIENVIYDTPGTYYDTLFTGSCDSILTINITQQDYLRGEVNETICPGGSITIGSHIYNEAGTFYDTLATNSCDSVVTINIALGNYLTGTRNESICPNGSVTIENVVYDTPGTYYDTLFTGSCDSILTINITQEDYLRGEVYESICPGNSITIAGKSYDTEGMFYDTLSTTACDSVITINITVRDYLRGAIDEYICPGESVTIEGVLYDTPGTYADTIPTTDCDSIITINIYEAPIPTVNLGADTSICEGTSLTLNAGSGFTSYAWNNNAPNNQQSITVNDVDTYWVVVTNNYNCRNSDTINILSILPLPQVDAGSNEEICYGDSVTLSASGGIRFLWNPSNSEQQSITVTPESTTTYSVVSYDANNCASLPDEVTVTVHALPEERLFESNFITHCFEEGPLVIGPSWGNSFLWPLTGETEQYIEIERQGVYSVEVLDENDCPAKGEIFVEHKCEPLVFVPDAFSPNNDGIHDVLEIFGKNFTNFEMRIFNRWGEVIFLTNDRNIMWDGTYRGELMPIGSYPWVIFYDPLYVNEGQTPTRKQLRGSVTLIR
- a CDS encoding Do family serine endopeptidase, with translation MKNYVVSALIALSVSAATLYFGVNKIQNTSDTRTEQAFTMPTRGVAFMQNASNEIVPLDFTVVAPKVMEAVVHIKSTQTVTHQRQQQQDPFREFFRDDFFDHFFGPRFRFENPRQQAPQTRIGTGSGVIINQNGYIVTNNHVIDNAQEIDVTLQDNRTYKATVIGTDASTDLALLQIDEKDLPFLKFLNSDEVKVGEWVLAVGNPFNLNSTVTAGIVSAKSRNINILHDQYAIESFIQTDAAINPGNSGGALVNMKGALIGINTAIASPTGSYAGYGFAVPSNIVNKVVEDLLKFGVVQRGVLGISIRGVDGNLARDKNLSITRGVYVDSVMENSAAQDAGIKAGDVIQEINGLRVNTSPELQEIVGRQRPGDELEVKLYRKGKEKNLKVKLRNKDGEVAFVSRERSQVLDVLGAEFEPISKENAKKLNITGGIKVTRLHAGKLRRQTLIEEGFIITKVDSKPVNTVSDLASILEGKTGGVLIEGIYEGKSEVKYYALGL
- the rlmD gene encoding 23S rRNA (uracil(1939)-C(5))-methyltransferase RlmD encodes the protein MAKKKKQPFTLENIQVIDIAAEGKSIAKHENKVIFVDHAAPGDIVDLYVYRTKRDFAFAKPIKFHQYSPLRQEPFCQHFGTCGGCKWQHLNYKEQLKAKTQQVKDSLDRIAKVTYPEILPILGSQATQYYRNKLEYTFSDTKWLTDEEIQSGEEFQRNGLGFHIPQKFDKILDIEKCYLQPDPSNEIRNALRDYAIKNDVPFFNIRNQEGWLRNLIIRTANTGEVMVILQVYYEAPDLMKGAMEFLKDKFPQVTSLNYVINPKGNETFHDLDIINYHGLPYITETMEGLKFRIGSKSFYQTNSEQAYTLYKVTRDFAGLSGNEVVYDLYTGTGTIANFVSGMAKKVAGIEYVEMAIEDAKVNSKINGITNTYFEAGDMKDVLNERFIEKNGTPDVVITDPPRAGMHKDVVNMLLRLKAAKIVYVSCNPATQARDLALLDEKYNVTKVQPVDMFPHTQHIENVVLLELKQ